One Elaeis guineensis isolate ETL-2024a chromosome 10, EG11, whole genome shotgun sequence genomic window carries:
- the LOC105052558 gene encoding uncharacterized protein has protein sequence MRSTVLPLLDGGGGVDDDHHRKELFSSVYWWRSLPEFDAGGRAEVFSSRASGGLTPWLRVVKELERLAVLAHESLDDLRHKLLTYRAGDLWFPAGGIPKQETDIPPVITILLLGLAGSGKSSLVNLMYSVFGRSGFVPFAHTASPAGKDGRTQYLEEHNVLRSTRNGFCVFDSRGLDYNRLAEGLDEVAEWMEDGIRHRQPCRGSALPEPASAGPSSAAAAAAAAKRFVRRRVNCAMVVVDLSELHQSLVSGDLRPLEATRELFHSPSIQTYCNDNPILVLTHGDELTAEERINTRVRVCEYLGVSETVGVYDVACVNEHGCVDEADPVTAYAVAEAVYRALLVSDRGHPPKPNVKDWLILVLSWAMCALSAFFAFLSASCSKMAKASREQKFRPQ, from the exons ATGCGAAGCACCGTACTGCCCCTCCTCGACGGCGGCGGAGGCGTCGACGACGACCACCACCGGAAGGAACTCTTCTCCTCTGTCTACTGGTGGCGGTCCCTCCCCGAGTTCGACGCCGGCGGACGGGCGGAGGTCTTCTCCTCCAGGGCCTCAGGCGGCCTGACGCCATGGCTCCGGGTGGTGAAAGAGCTTGAGAGGCTCGCGGTGCTGGCGCACGAGTCGCTCGACGATCTGCGGCACAAGCTTCTTACTTATAGAGCAGGGGATCTCTGGTTCCCTGCCGGTGGGATCCCGAAGCAGGAGACCGACATCCCGCCGGTCATCACGATTTTGCTACTTGGTCTTGCGGGATCGGGGAAGAGCTCGTTGGTTAATCTCATGTACTCCGTCTTCGGCCGGTCCGGCTTCGTCCCCTTTGCCCATACCGCTTCCCCTGCCG GGAAGGATGGGCGGACGCAGTACTTGGAGGAGCACAACGTTTTGAGGTCGACGCGGAATGGCTTCTGCGTCTTCGATTCCCGGGGGCTCGATTACAACCGGCTGGCGGAGGGTCTCGACGAGGTGGCGGAGTGGATGGAGGACGGCATCCGCCACCGCCAGCCCTGCCGCGGTTCCGCTCTCCCGGAACCCGCCTCCGCCGGTccctcctccgccgccgccgccgccgccgcggcCAAGCGCTTCGTCCGACGACGGGTCAACTGCGCCATGGTCGTCGTGGACCTCTCCGAGCTCCACCAATCCCTCGTTTCCGGCGACCTCCGGCCACTCGAGGCCACCCGCGAGCTCTTCCATTCCCCTTCAATCCAAACGTACTGCA ATGATAACCCCATCCTGGTGCTGACCCACGGCGATGAGCTCACCGCGGAGGAGCGGATCAACACAAGGGTTCGAGTCTGCGAGTATTTGGGGGTCTCGGAGACGGTCGGGGTCTACGACGTGGCGTGTGTCAACGAGCATGGGTGCGTGGACGAGGCGGATCCGGTCACCGCTTACGCCGTGGCCGAGGCTGTCTACCGGGCCCTTCTGGTGTCCGACCGGGGCCACCCCCCCAAGCCCAACGTCAAGGACTGGCTCATCTTGGTCCTCTCTTGGGCCATGTGCGCCCTCTCGGCCTTCTTTGCTTTCCTTTCCGCTTCTTGTTCCAAGATGGCCAAGGCCAGCAGAGAGCAGAAATTTAGGCCGCAATAG
- the LOC105052557 gene encoding pentatricopeptide repeat-containing protein At2g03880, mitochondrial-like gives MTVVFRWGRNSFPCSRPVVRRLLLLRFISTSALPVYQNSGRDLPVNNSRIRELARLGDVNEARQLFDDMPHRDTITWNSMILGYSQNGMMEEARSLFDAFAGRNTRTWTILISGCAKNGRVDEARLLFDSMPERNEVSWNAMISGYVQNGDIENARILFDEMPERNIVSWNSMITGYCHTHRMWEARSLFESMPERNLVSWTVMISGYAQIDDHSEAWKVFVRMHREGVSPDRANFAAAVSAVVGLSDLKLLENLRTLAIKADFEGDVVVGTAILNAYTRDSAGLGMAVRFFEGMQERNEYSWSTMISAFSHVGRLDDALSVYERDPEKSIASRTALLTGFAQNGRIHEARFLFEQIPNPNVVSWNAMIAGYAQNGMLHKAEELFNRMPVRNAISWAAMIAGYAQNGQSEEALELLSELHGLGMLPSLSSFTSGFFACANIGSLEMGRQLHALAIKAGSQFSSFVSNGLITMYAKCREMEDVSQVFSWMRVRDTVSWNSLIVALSQNSMLEDARTAFDKMPNRDVVSWTAMISAYVQAEHGNEALELFLRMLREGILPNSSTITSLLSTCGSLGATKPGRQIHGLAIKLGYDLELFVGNSLITMYFKCGCADSFWVFYEMVEHDIVTWNSVLAGCGQHGFGREAIEIFELMKSEGVLPNQITFMGLLCACSHAGLVDEGWDYFKSMNRDYGLMPLEVHYACMVDLLGRAGHLYEAEAFIENMPIEPDSVVWGALLGACRIHQNVELGRRVAERLFDMEPQNSGNYVLLSNIYASLGMWDEVEEVRKLMRMRGVTKVPGCSWMQIRNKMHYFVNGGKQHEQIEEIHATLKELYRKLKDTGYVPDTKFVLHDVEEEQKENALLYHSEKLAVAYGLLTTPNGTPMQIMKNLRICGDCHTFIKFVSKVAEREIDIRDGNRFHHFKNGFCSCGDYW, from the coding sequence ATGACGGTGGTCTTCAGATGGGGGAGGAACTCCTTCCCTTGCTCTCGTCCCGTGGTTCgccgtcttcttcttctccgcTTCATCTCCACTTCCGCCCTTCCCGTATATCAAAATTCGGGAAGAGATCTCCCCGTCAACAACTCCAGGATCCGAGAACTAGCGCGCCTCGGCGATGTCAACGAGGCCCGCCAGTTGTTCGACGACATGCCGCACAGAGACACCATCACCTGGAACTCCATGATCCTTGGCTACTCCCAGAATGGGATGATGGAGGAGGCTCGTTCTCTCTTCGATGCCTTCGCTGGGAGGAATACCAGAACGTGGACCATTTTAATCTCCGGGTGCGCCAAGAACGGGCGCGTCGACGAGGCTCGTCTCCTGTTCGACTCAATGCCGGAGCGCAATGAGGTTTCTTGGAATGCCATGATCAGTGGGTATGTGCAGAATGGGGACATCGAGAATGCTAGGATTTTGTTCGATGAAATGCCCGAAAGGAACATCGTGTCGTGGAATTCTATGATCACCGGGTATTGCCACACTCATCGGATGTGGGAAGCTCGAAGCCTTTTCGAAAGTATGCCGGAGAGGAATCTGGTTTCTTGGACTGTGATGATTTCTGGGTACGCTCAGATTGATGACCACAGCGAGGCTTGGAAGGTTTTCGTTAGAATGCACCGCGAGGGAGTGAGCCCGGACCGGGCCAATTTTGCGGCCGCTGTCTCTGCGGTCGTTGGTCTCAGTGACCTTAAGCTGCTTGAGAACCTGCGGACGCTTGCAATCAAGGCCGATTTTGAGGGTGATGTGGTTGTGGGCACCGCGATTCTAAATGCATACACGAGAGACAGTGCGGGGTTGGGCATGGCAGTGAGGTTCTTCGAGGGAATGCAAGAGAGGAATGAATATTCTTGGTCCACTATGATTTCTGCCTTCTCGCATGTTGGGCGGTTGGATGATGCTCTCTCTGTTTATGAGAGGGACCCCGAGAAGTCGATTGCCTCTCGGACTGCATTGTTGACAGGTTTTGCTCAAAATGGCAGGATTCACGAGGCAAGATTCCTGTTTGAACAGATTCCGAACCCGAATGTGGTGTCCTGGAATGCCATGATTGCTGGGTATGCACAGAACGGAATGCTTCATAAGGCAGAGGAGTTATTTAATAGAATGCCCGTAAGGAATGCAATCTCATGGGCTGCGATGATAGCCGGTTATGCACAGAATGGACAGAGTGAGGAAGCTCTGGAGCTTCTGTCAGAGCTTCATGGGCTTGGGATGCTGCCCAGCCTTTCAAGTTTCACCAGTGGTTTCTTTGCCTGTGCTAACATTGGATCTCTCGAGATGGGCAGACAGTTACATGCCCTTGCAATTAAGGCAGGTTCTCAGTTCAGTTCATTTGTCAGCAATGGTCTGATTACTATGTATGCAAAGTGCAGGGAGATGGAAGATGTAAGTCAGGTTTTTAGCTGGATGAGAGTGAGAGATACTGTATCCTGGAACTCTTTGATTGTGGCACTATCTCAGAACTCTATGTTGGAGGATGCACGAACTGCTTTTGATAAGATGCCCAATCGAGACGTAGTGTCCTGGACTGCCATgatttcagcatatgtacaagCTGAGCATGGGAATGAGGCTTTGGAACTATTCCTCAGAATGTTACGTGAAGGAATTTTGCCCAACTCGTCAACAATAACTAGCCTGCTTAGTACTTGTGGGAGCTTGGGTGCCACGAAGCCAGGTCGGCAGATCCATGGCCTTGCTATTAAATTGGGTTATGATTTGGAACTCTTTGTGGGAAATTCTTTGATAACAATGTACTTTAAGTGTGGCTGTGCTGATTCTTTCTGGGTGTTTTATGAGATGGTGGAGCATGACATAGTTACATGGAACTCAGTGCTTGCAGGCTGCGGTCAGCATGGTTTTGGGAGAGAAGCCATTGAGATTTTTGAGCTGATGAAATCTGAAGGTGTTTTGCCAAACCAGATCACATTCATGGGGCTCTTATGTGCCTGTAGCCATGCTGGATTAGTCGATGAAGGATGGGACTATTTTAAGTCAATGAACAGGGATTATGGGCTCATGCCACTGGAGGTGCACTATGCCTGTATGGTGGACCTTCTTGGCCGGGCTGGTCACTTGTATGAAGCTGAAGCATTCATAGAGAACATGCCCATTGAGCCAGATTCTGTAGTCTGGGGAGCACTGCTTGGTGCTTGCAGAATCCATCAGAATGTTGAACTTGGCagaagggttgctgaaaggctGTTTGATATGGAGCCACAGAATTCTGGAAATTATGTTTTACTATCAAACATATATGCATCTCTTGGGATGTGGGATGAAGTTGAAGAGGTGAGGAAGCTAATGAGGATGCGAGGTGTGACAAAAGTGCCAGGGTGCAGCTGGATGCAAATAAGAAACAAGATGCACTATTTTGTCAATGGAGGTAAGCAGCATGAGCAGATTGAGGAGATACATGCTACTCTGAAGGAGTTGTATAGGAAACTGAAAGATACAGGTTATGTCCCTGACACTAAATTTGTTCTTCATGATGTGGAGGAGGAGCAGAAGGAGAATGCTCTTCTCTACCACAGTGAGAAACTAGCTGTTGCTTATGGTCTCCTGACAACACCCAATGGCACACCAATGCAAATTATGAAGAACCTCCGAATTTGTGGTGACTGCCATACTTTTATCAAGTTTGTATCCAAGGTTGCTGAAAGAGAAATTGACATAAGGGATGGAAACAGGTTCCACCATTTTAAAAATGGTTTCTGTTCTTGTGGAGATTATTGGTGA
- the LOC105052555 gene encoding probable polygalacturonase isoform X1: protein MKRLVVVLLVLAVTNAVGGNGGEDEHCKYKRGLKPRPHRVSITEFGAVGDGVTLNTLAFQNAIFYLNSFADKGGAQLYVPKGRWLTGSFDLTSHLTLFLDKGAIIIGSQVFFYNESSQWPIIEPLPSYGQGIDLPGGRHRSLINGQNLTDVVITGDNGTIDGQGSVWWGWLHSHTLNFSRPHLVELVSSNDIVISNLTFLNSPAWSIHPVYCSNVEVQNITIHTSSNSLFTSGIVPDSCSNICIEDCSINVSHDAIALKSGRDNYGISFGRPSWNIHISNVHLQTSLGSAIAFGSEMSGGIYDIHVERLHVHDSFTGIKFKTIRGRGGFIENIVISDVNMENVHEAFRFTGHCGSHPDDHYDPDALPVIKRITLKNVVGTNISTAGVLSGIEDDPFTAICLSNINLSITSDASASWVCSNVSGFSESVFPQPCSDLQIPYSNSSLVCFSLLNYSALAAAK from the exons ATGAAGAGGCTA GTAGTTGTGCTATTAGTTTTAGCAGTTACTAATGCTGTCGGAGGCAACGGAGGGGAGGATGAGCACTGCAAATACAAGAGGGGTTTGAAGCCAAGACCACACAGAGTTTCCATAACAGAATTTGGCGCTGTCGGAGATGGTGTGACACTAAATACACTTGCCTTTCAGAATGCTATCTTCTATTTGAACTCATTTGCCGACAAGGGTGGTGCTCAGCTGTATGTTCCTAAAGGGAGGTGGCTGACTGGAAGTTTCGACCTCACCAGCCATCTCACCCTCTTTTTGGACAAGGGTGCCATTATAATTGGCAGTCAGGTCTTCTTCTATAAT GAATCATCTCAGTGGCCTATTATTGAGCCATTACCCTCGTATGGCCAAGGCATAGATCTTCCAGGTGGAAGGCACCGCAGCTTGATAAATGGGCAAAACTTGACAGACGTAGTGATAACAG GTGACAATGGAACCATCGATGGTCAGGGTTCTGTCTGGTGGGGGTGGCTCCATTCTCACACCTTAAACTTTAGCCGTCCTCACCTTGTGGAGCTTGTGAGTTCCAATGACATTGTGATTTCAAATTTGACATTCTTGAACTCCCCTGCTTGGAGCATTCATCCAGTATACTGTAG CAATGTGGAGGTTCAGAACATAACAATCCATACTTCATCCAATTCTCTATTTACAAGTGGGATAGTTCCAG ATTCATGCTCAAATATATGCATCGAGGATTGCAGCATTAATGTCTCACATGATGCCATTGCTCTGAAGAGCGGTCGGGACAACTATGGAATCTCTTTTGGAAGACCTTCCTGGAACATTCACATCAGCAATGTCCACCTGCAGACTTCTCTTGGCTCTGCCATTGCTTTTGGAAGTGAGATGTCTGGTGGAATATATGACATACATGTTGAGCGCCTACATGTCCATGATTCTTTCACCGGTATAAAATTCAAGACCATCCGAGGCCGAGGTGGTTTCATTGAAAACATAGTCATATCGGATGTCAATATGGAAAATGTTCATGAGGCTTTTCGGTTCACAGGACATTGTGGCAGCCATCCTGATGATCATTATGATCCAGATGCTCTTCCAGTCATCAAGCGGATTACCCTTAAGAATGTGGTTGGTACAAATATTTCCACTGCTGGTGTCCTCTCTGGAATCGAAGATGATCCCTTCACTGCTATCTGCCTTTCAAACATCAACTTGTCTATCACCTCAGATGCTTCTGCTTCATGGGTTTGCTCAAATGTCTCAGGATTCTCCGAATCAGTCTTTCCTCAACCATGCTCCGACCTCCAAATCCCATACTCAAATTCTTCTCTCGTGTGCTTCTCACTTCTAAACTACAGTGCTCTTGCAGCAGCCAAATAG
- the LOC105052771 gene encoding pectinesterase → MSSAAYGQVSGPPRNPEQKKKKLAIIGGSAVILLCMVVGAVVGVSHHNSSSDGGSSNSGGGRLVTTSKAIKSICQPTDYKDICESSLTHAAGNTSDPKALVEAAFNVTIDYIRDAFNHSSVLQAAAKDPRTSDALDDCKELLDYAVDELRNSFTKFGQLEISKIDEIIDDLKIWLSAAVTYQETCLDGFENISGDAAESMKKALNGSQALTSNSLAIIDEISSVLSTFQIPFLSRRLLSEEEADDGEYPSWVTNGKRRLLALTMDQMKPDIVVAQDGSGNYETIKEALAAIPKNSNTTFVIYIKEGVYKEQVWLDKSMTNVMMIGDGPTKTRITGNLNYIDGTTTFKTATFAVVGEGFIAKDLGFENSAGPEKHQAVALRVQSDRSIFYNCQMDGYQDTLYCHTKRQFYRDCTITGTIDFIFGDSASIFQNCLIKVRKPLANQQCIVTASGRKDRREATAIILHNCTISADSEYLPFHIQNPSYLGRPWKPYSRTIIMQSQIDEFIHPEGWLPWLGDVGLHTCFYAEVDNHGLGANVTKRVTWRGYKKIDSSHAQQFTVQRFIQGNSWLRPTGVPYIPGLLPATEAGRVG, encoded by the exons ATGTCCTCAGCAGCATACGGACAAGTCTCTGGTCCACCAAGAAATCcagagcagaagaagaagaagctcgCCATCATCGGTGGCTCGGCAGTAATACTCCTCTGCATGGTGGTCGGAGCTGTCGTCGGTGTCTCACACCACAACTCCTCTTCCGATGGTGGCTCCTCCAATAGCGGTGGTGGCCGCCTCGTCACCACGTCGAAGGCAATCAAATCCATCTGCCAACCCACCGACTACAAGGATATATGCGAGAGCTCCCTCACCCATGCTGCGGGCAATACTAGCGATCCGAAGGCGCTCGTAGAGGCCGCATTCAATGTCACCATCGACTACATTCGAGATGCCTTCAACCATTCATCGGTCCTCCAGGCGGCTGCGAAGGACCCACGGACCTCCGATGCACTCGATGACTGCAAGGAACTCCTCGACTACGCCGTCGATGAACTCAGGAACTCGTTCACCAAGTTTGGCCAGCTCGAAATAAGCAAGATAGACGAAATAATCGATGACCTCAAGATTTGGCTCAGCGCTGCGGTCACATACCAAGAGACATGTCTCGATGGATTCGAGAACATAAGCGGAGATGCTGCGGAGTCCATGAAAAAGGCATTGAATGGCTCCCAAGCATTGACGAGCAATTCTCTGGCCATCATCGACGAGATTTCTTCGGTGCTCTCCACGTTCCAGATTCCTTTTCTTAGCAGGCGGTTGCTTTCGGAGGAGGAAGCGGATGATGGTGAGTATCCTTCGTGGGTCACAAATGGGAAGAGAAGGCTCCTCGCTCTTACAATGGATCAGATGAAGCCAGATATAGTTGTAGCTCAGGATGGGAGTGGAAACTATGAAACCATAAAAGAAGCACTTGCTGCAATCCCCAAGAATAGCAATACGACCTTCGTGATATATATCAAGGAAGGTGTGTATAAGGAACAAGTGTGGCTGGATAAAAGTATGACGAATGTGATGATGATTGGGGATGGCCCAACTAAGACAAGGATCACTGGAAATTTGAACTATATCGATGGCACAACAACCTTCAAGACCGCAACTTTTG CTGTGGTCGGAGAAGGGTTCATCGCCAAGGACCTCGGGTTCGAAAACTCCGCGGGCCCAGAAAAACACCAAGCCGTTGCCCTGCGGGTGCAATCCGATCGATCGATCTTCTACAACTGCCAGATGGATGGCTATCAGGACACACTCTATTGCCATACCAAGCGCCAATTCTACCGAGATTGCACCATCACCGGGACGATCGACTTCATCTTTGGCGACTCGGCCTCGATCTTCCAGAATTGCCTCATTAAAGTGAGGAAGCCCTTGGCAAACCAGCAATGCATTGTGACGGCAAGCGGCCGGAAGGATCGACGTGAGGCCACTGCCATCATCCTCCACAATTGCACCATCAGTGCTGACTCTGAGTACTTACCATTCCACATCCAAAATCCATCATACCTTGGGCGGCCATGGAAGCCATACTCAAGGACTATAATCATGCAGTCTCAAATTGATGAGTTCATCCACCCAGAAGGGTGGCTGCCATGGCTAGGGGACGTTGGCCTTCATACATGCTTCTATGCCGAGGTCGACAACCATGGCCTGGGGGCAAATGTCACCAAAAGGGTTACATGGAGGGGGTACAAGAAGATAGACTCCAGTCATGCACAGCAGTTTACCGTTCAGCGCTTCATCCAAGGGAATTCATGGCTTAGGCCCACAGGTGTGCCGTACATTCCCGGGTTGCTACCAGCAACAGAAGCTGGTAGGGTGGGCTAA
- the LOC105052556 gene encoding importin subunit alpha-1b: protein MSLRPSERAEVRRNRYKVAVDAEEGRRRREDNMVEIRKSRREESLQKKRREGMQAQPFPPPSMHASALEKKLESLPAMVAGVYSDDSTLQLEATTQFRKLLSIERSPPIEEVIQSGVVPRFVEFLTREDFPQLQFEAAWALTNIASGTSENTKVVIDHGAVPIFVKLLSSPSDDVREQAVWALGNVAGDSPRCRDLVLANGALIPLLAQLNEHAKLSMLRNATWTLSNFCRGKPQPVFEQVKPALPALERLIHSNDEEVLTDACWALSYLSDGTNDKIQAVIEAGVIPRLVELLMHPSPSVLIPALRTVGNIVTGDDVQTQYVINYQALPCLLSLLTHNHKKSIKKEACWTISNITAGNKDQIQAVIAAGIIGPLVHLLQTAEFDIKKEAAWAISNATSGGTHDQIKFLVSQGCIKPLCDLLICPDPRIVTVCLEGLENILKVGEAEKNLGATGGVNLYAQMIDEAEGLEKIENLQSHDNTEIYEKAVKILETYWLEEEDDAMPTGDAAQSGFHFGNNEQVQVPSGGFNFS from the exons ATGTCGCTGAGGCCAAGCGAGCGGGCGGAGGTCCGCCGGAACCGGTACAAGGTGGCGGTGGACGCAGAGGAGGGCCGGCGGCGGAGGGAGGACAACATGGTGGAGATCCGGAAGAGCCGCCGGGAGGAGAGCCTCCAGAAGAAGCGCCGCGAGGGCATGCAGGCCCAGCCCTTCCCCCCTCCCTCGATGCACGCTTCGGCTCTGGAGAAGAAG TTGGAGAGCCTTCCAGCGATGGTGGCGGGGGTTTATTCGGACGACAGCACGCTGCAGCTTGAGGCAACCACACAGTTCCGAAAGCTTCTTTCTATAG aacgaAGCCCTCCGATTGAGGAGGTTATCCAATCTGGAGTGGTTCCCCGCTTTGTGGAATTCCTTACAAGGGAAGATTTTCCCCAACTTCAG TTTGAAGCAGCTTGGGCACTTACCAACATCGCCTCAGGGACCTCAGAGAATACCAAGGTTGTGATAGATCACGGAGCTGTTCCGATATTTGTCAAGCTTCTAAGTTCCCCAAGCGATGATGTCCGCGAGCAG GCGGTATGGGCTTTGGGAAACGTTGCGGGTGATTCCCCAAGATGCCGCGATCTTGTTTTGGCCAATGGCGCATTGATTCCACTGTTGGCTCAACTGAACGAGCATGCCAAGCTCTCAATGTTAAGGAATGCCACATGGACTCTCTCGAATTTCTGCAGGGGAAAGCCACAACCAGTTTTTGAGCAG GTTAAGCCAGCTCTTCCTGCACTTGAGCGCCTCATTCATTCCAATGATGAGGAAGTTCTAACCGATGCATGCTGGGCACTGTCATATTTGTCAGATGGTACCAATGACAAAATCCAGGCTGTAATTGAAGCGGGCGTCATCCCTCGGCTTGTAGAGCTGCTTAT GCATCCTTCCCCGTCGGTGCTTATTCCAGCTCTCAGGACTGTTGGTAACATTGTTACTGGAGATGATGTGCAGACACAG TATGTTATCAATTATCAAGCACTTCCTTGCCTTCTGAGCCTCTTGACGCACAATCAtaagaaatccatcaagaaagaAGCTTGCTGGACCATATCAAATATCACAGCTGGAAATAAGGATCAGATACAG GCCGTAATTGCTGCTGGTATCATTGGTCCTTTAGTGCACCTGCTGCAGACTGCTGAGTTTGATATCAAGAAAGAGGCAGCATGGGCCATCTCAAATGCAACTTCTGGTGGTACCCATGATCAAATTAA GTTTCTAGTGAGCCAGGGCTGCATCAAGCCCCTGTGTGATCTCCTTATTTGCCCCGATCCAAGAATTGTTACGGTCTGTTTGGAAGGACTCGAGAACATCTTGAAGGTTGGTGAGGCTGAAAAGAACTTAGGTGCCACCGGGGGTGTGAACCTCTATGCGCAGATGATAGATGAAGCTGAGGGCTTGGAGAAAATTGAGAATCTTCAGAGCCATGACAACACAGAGATCTATGAGAAGGCTGTAAAGATCCTCGAGACATATTGGTTGGAGGAGGAAGATGATGCCATGCCTACAGGTGATGCTGCTCAAAGTGGATTCCATTTTGGGAACAACGAGCAGGTCCAAGTTCCATCTGGTGGATTCAACTTCAGTTGA
- the LOC105052555 gene encoding probable polygalacturonase isoform X2 translates to MKRLVVVLLVLAVTNAVGGNGGEDEHCKYKRGLKPRPHRVSITEFGAVGDGVTLNTLAFQNAIFYLNSFADKGGAQLYVPKGRWLTGSFDLTSHLTLFLDKGAIIIGSQESSQWPIIEPLPSYGQGIDLPGGRHRSLINGQNLTDVVITGDNGTIDGQGSVWWGWLHSHTLNFSRPHLVELVSSNDIVISNLTFLNSPAWSIHPVYCSNVEVQNITIHTSSNSLFTSGIVPDSCSNICIEDCSINVSHDAIALKSGRDNYGISFGRPSWNIHISNVHLQTSLGSAIAFGSEMSGGIYDIHVERLHVHDSFTGIKFKTIRGRGGFIENIVISDVNMENVHEAFRFTGHCGSHPDDHYDPDALPVIKRITLKNVVGTNISTAGVLSGIEDDPFTAICLSNINLSITSDASASWVCSNVSGFSESVFPQPCSDLQIPYSNSSLVCFSLLNYSALAAAK, encoded by the exons ATGAAGAGGCTA GTAGTTGTGCTATTAGTTTTAGCAGTTACTAATGCTGTCGGAGGCAACGGAGGGGAGGATGAGCACTGCAAATACAAGAGGGGTTTGAAGCCAAGACCACACAGAGTTTCCATAACAGAATTTGGCGCTGTCGGAGATGGTGTGACACTAAATACACTTGCCTTTCAGAATGCTATCTTCTATTTGAACTCATTTGCCGACAAGGGTGGTGCTCAGCTGTATGTTCCTAAAGGGAGGTGGCTGACTGGAAGTTTCGACCTCACCAGCCATCTCACCCTCTTTTTGGACAAGGGTGCCATTATAATTGGCAGTCAG GAATCATCTCAGTGGCCTATTATTGAGCCATTACCCTCGTATGGCCAAGGCATAGATCTTCCAGGTGGAAGGCACCGCAGCTTGATAAATGGGCAAAACTTGACAGACGTAGTGATAACAG GTGACAATGGAACCATCGATGGTCAGGGTTCTGTCTGGTGGGGGTGGCTCCATTCTCACACCTTAAACTTTAGCCGTCCTCACCTTGTGGAGCTTGTGAGTTCCAATGACATTGTGATTTCAAATTTGACATTCTTGAACTCCCCTGCTTGGAGCATTCATCCAGTATACTGTAG CAATGTGGAGGTTCAGAACATAACAATCCATACTTCATCCAATTCTCTATTTACAAGTGGGATAGTTCCAG ATTCATGCTCAAATATATGCATCGAGGATTGCAGCATTAATGTCTCACATGATGCCATTGCTCTGAAGAGCGGTCGGGACAACTATGGAATCTCTTTTGGAAGACCTTCCTGGAACATTCACATCAGCAATGTCCACCTGCAGACTTCTCTTGGCTCTGCCATTGCTTTTGGAAGTGAGATGTCTGGTGGAATATATGACATACATGTTGAGCGCCTACATGTCCATGATTCTTTCACCGGTATAAAATTCAAGACCATCCGAGGCCGAGGTGGTTTCATTGAAAACATAGTCATATCGGATGTCAATATGGAAAATGTTCATGAGGCTTTTCGGTTCACAGGACATTGTGGCAGCCATCCTGATGATCATTATGATCCAGATGCTCTTCCAGTCATCAAGCGGATTACCCTTAAGAATGTGGTTGGTACAAATATTTCCACTGCTGGTGTCCTCTCTGGAATCGAAGATGATCCCTTCACTGCTATCTGCCTTTCAAACATCAACTTGTCTATCACCTCAGATGCTTCTGCTTCATGGGTTTGCTCAAATGTCTCAGGATTCTCCGAATCAGTCTTTCCTCAACCATGCTCCGACCTCCAAATCCCATACTCAAATTCTTCTCTCGTGTGCTTCTCACTTCTAAACTACAGTGCTCTTGCAGCAGCCAAATAG